From the genome of Carassius auratus strain Wakin chromosome 29, ASM336829v1, whole genome shotgun sequence:
AAGCTCAGGCTGAGTTTCATTATCAGCAGATGCAGTAGTCTGTAAGGTAACATCAGGAGCTTCAGTCATTACATCAACTACTTCAGTATCACCCTCTTCAGCTACTAGCTGACCATCAGAAATTTCACTCTGACATTGAATTACTGGTATTTCTGAAACCATGTGAGCATCACCAGACTCTGAACATTCTACATCTTGTACAGGGTTTTCACTTTGTATCTCCTCTGTCACTTGAGAAGGAATGTTTGTCACATCTCCAACATAAAACCCAAACTCAGACTCTGAATCTGAAGAATTACATTCCCTTGGAAAGGCATCAACTACAAGTGGTGAGTTTTCTGACTCAGCGGTTCTACGCTTCTCTTTCGCTCTCCTACGCCTCAAAGCTCTAGGTGAAGGAGTAGGTATAAGGTCTACCTGAGGACTTAACCTCACTTCCTGTCCTAAAGGCAAAAGATGATTTCGGTGCATAACTTTGGATGATCCATTACCATCAACAGGCTTCAAACTATACACAGGAATACCAGAGAATTGACTCTCCACTACATAGGGATTAGCACTCCACCTATCTGCAAGCTTTTGTTTTACCTTGAGGCCAAGGTTTCGAATAAGAACTCTGTCACCTACATTTAGAATATGATAGCGTACCTTCTGATCATACCTAGCTTTATTACTCTGATTCATCTTCTCAGAAGTAGCCTGAGCTAACTGATAAGCTGCCTGTAATTCCTGCTTCATTTTGGACACATACTTGGAGTATGACACATGTGACGTATTATCACCAGAGACTCCAAAACAAATATCGACAGGCAATCTAGCCTCTCTGCCGAACATCAAAAAATAGGGTGAAAACCCAGTAGCCTCGTTGGAAGTACAATTATATGCATGTACCAAATGCGCTATGTGCTGACTCCATTTACTTTTCTGACTAGGCTCAAGGGTACCCAGCATATCCAACAAGGTCCTGTTAAATCTTTCAGGCTGGGGATCACCTTGTGGGTGATAAGGTGAGGTTCTCGATTTCTTTACCCCTAGCATAGTCAGCATGTCAGTCACCAACTGGCTCTCAAAATCCCTGCCTTGATCTGAGTGTATTCGAGTAGGAAGACCGTAATGTATGAAATACTTTTCCCACAATGTCTTTGCCACTGTAGAAGCTTTTTGATCCCTCGTGGGAAAAGCTTGAGCGTAACGTGTGTAATGGTCAGTTACAACCAAAACATTGCAAACATTCCGGGAATCGGCTTCGATGGAAAGAAAATCAATACATACGAGGTCCATGGGTCCTGAACTCTGCATATGAGACAATGGAGCAGCTCTTTGAGGTAACGTCTTCCTTTTAATGCAGCGCTCGCATGTCTTACAGTAAGCCTCTACATCACGCTTCATGTGTGGCCAGTAAAATCGGTCACGAACTAGGCCATAGGACTTATCAAAGCCTAAATGTCCAATCTCGTCATGCAGAGATTTTAACACTCTTTTGTGGAATTGTTTTGGCAGTACAAGCTGTCGTTTCACCCGGTTATTACTCTGACGAACTGTTCTGTAAAGCAATCCATTATATACAGACAATTTTTCCCACTCTCGCTTCAAGATCTTCATCTTAGGGTGGCTGCTCTGGATGTTACTAGGGTGTTTCTTATCACAAACTGCCCTCCACACTTCTCCAAGGAACAAATCATTTTTCTGTGCTGTTTGAAGCTCACCTGGACTAAGCACGGGTAAGTGATCTGCAGCTACATCAACAGCACAAGAGTAAGCTTTCGGAACAGCAGACATATGTGCCCCTGCCTGTTGCACTACACATTGGTAAGAGACATTCTCTGTTCTCCTCTCTACAGACAAAGCCTGACAAAGAGCCCTCACACCTGCAGCTGGAATTTCCTgccactcatcatcatcacttGGGTGAGTATGTGGACGCCTAGATAACGCATCTGCATCGACATTCCGGCGGCCAGGTCTATATTTCAAGCTGAAACTGTAAGTGGTCGATGCAGACAGCCAACGATGACCCGTTGCATCAAGTTTTGCTGACTTCAATATATAAGTAAGAGGATTATTGTCAGTTCTAACCTCAAACGCAACACCGTAAAGATAGTCATGCAGTCGATCCACAACAGCCCACTTCAGAGCTAAAAATTCCAGTTTATGGGCTGGATAATTTCTCTCCGAAGGGGAAAGGCTGCGACTGATGAAAGCAACTGGTTGTAATCCTTCCTCATGTTTTTGATACAAAACTCCTCCAAGTCCATCCATGCTTGCGTCCACATGCAAAACATATGGCTTTTGTGCATCCGCAAAGGCTAACACTGGAGCTTGAGTCAAACAATTCTTCAGGGTTTGGAAGGCTGTATCACACTGAGCCGTCCATCGAGATCCAAATGGTTCAGAAGGTTTAAAGCAGGGTTTGGTGTTACTCACAGGTGAATTTTTGTTTCTCTTCTTTGCAGAAGATGGATACCCCTTCAGAAGTTCATTTAACGGTCGGCACAACTTTGAGAAATCCCTCACGAAACGCCGGTAATATCCACAAAACCCTAGAAAagatctgagctctgtcactgtCTGGGGCTGAGGCCAGGATACAACAGCCTCGATCTTGGAAGGATCAGTGGATATTCCATCTTGAGACACAATATGCCCTACGTAGTTTACAGAAGTCCTGCCAAATTGACACTTGTCAAGGGAAATCTTTAATCCCTCATCTCTCAACCTATCAAGGACTTTCAAAAGGCGCTCTTCATGCTCTTCAAGAGTTCGTCCAAATATGATTAAATCATCCAAGTACACTAGCACTTCCAAAAAGTTCATATCCCCTACAGTGCGTTCCATGACTCTTTGGAAAGTGGCCGGTGCTCCACAGATACCTTGGGGCATACGCTCAAATTCATAAAACCCCAATGGGCAGATGAACGCTGTCTTCTCCCTGTCGGCGTCACTCATGGGTATTTGGTAGTACCCACTCCTTAAATCGAGAACAGTGAACCATCTACTTCCAGAAAGACTATGGAGAGCATCCTCAATACGGGGCACAGTATACTGGTTTGGTATAGTCCGTTGGTTGAGAGTCCGATAGTCCACACACATTCTAACCTTCCCTGACTTTTTGCGCACCACAACAATGGGCGAAGCATAGGGGCTACGGGACTCGGATATAATGCCACTATTCTGCAGATCTTGTAGATGCAGTCGCACATCTTCGAAGTCGGCGGGGGCAAGACGGCGAGATCTTTCTCTAAAAGGGCGTGAATCATTCAACCTTATCTCATGAGTGGTGCTTTTTGAACATCATACATCCCACTCATGTAGTGAAAACACTTCCTTTCTCTGCATCATTTTCTCACACAATCTTTGTTTTGCTTCCTCTGGCATTGGATAATCTCCAAAATCAAAAGATGCAGGTGTCAAAGTATTTTGTTCTGGCGGCTGTTTAGCAGTAAGTTGAGGCACTAAGGATACTGGAAAAACATGAGCTAGAGGAGTTCCTCGTTTCACCCATACTTCTTTTGAAGACATGTTCCTAACGGTCACTGTGACTCTGCGACTAGATACAACAGATGCTGAATGAAGTTCAGGCCTCACCTCTAAGTCATCAGAACTTATGTCACCAACTGCTGCTCTGTCAACTAGCACTAAAGATTCAGTCATTTGACCAGGAAACTTAAGCAGACCAGGAAGTTGCAGAATTTGATTTGGTGTCAGAACAACAGGGTTATGCTTCATAAACCAAACTGTTCCATGCTTATCTGGGTCATCATGTGAAACATTTGTTGGTTGCATAGTCTCGTACGCCTCTCTGATTACAGGATGTATGGTTAGCACATTCAAGAATTTTTCACCAGCTTGTTCACGACAAGACTCAAACAGTTTCTTCACTAAGCTAGTGTTAGTCCCAAGTAAAATAGCTATTCCCTCCCGTTTCACAGGGTCGGGGCATACAATGGCAAGCGTGTCAATCACTTGATGCACTCCAGCTACACTTTCTGTGAACTCAAGTCTAAGGGGCAAATATCCATCATAGGGGTATTTATGTGAGCTTAGACCCCAAATCTCAAGGTTTTCCACAGGCTGAAGTTCCAAATGTTTCAGATATGTTTCATAAAAGCTACGGTATAAGAGAGTAACCTGCGAACCACTGTCAAGAAGAGCTTTTGCGTAGATACCTTCTATCTGGACAGGCACTTCTGAGACAGGTCCTACTAATCCCTCAGGCAATTTTGGCTTACCGGCATCAAGCATGGATGAACCACAAGTGGAACGTGTTGTCTCAGGAGCCCCGTGTCGTTCCTTCACTGAGCTCCTGCCCAGTTTGCCTGCAGGCGCTGCATCTTCATCAGCTTCTGATTCACTTTTCTGAGGTCCTCAGGTGCCTTGCACTCCCACTTCTTATGTCCGTCTTCACCACATTTGTAGCAAAAGATCACAGGCACTGGTTGCGGAATGGGTTTAGCGTTTTGAGAGTTGTCTCGGTGCACAGTCTCAGAGTTTTTGATGGATGTTTTCTGAGGAGCAGGATCAGAACCACAAGGCACAGTCGCCACCTTCAACAGTTGACTCACCTGTGTAGATAGCTCTTTAACCTCCTTCTTCAGGTTTTGTAATTCAGATGACGCATATACCTGGGGAGAGACGACAGTGGCCACAGATGCTTTAACATTTTCCCTTGCAGCTACCCAGTGTTCTTCTTCACGTATTTCTTTCATCAACTGTGAAAAAGAAGGAGGACTCTGTAAAGTGTGAGTCATTCTGATTCGCAAGGCAACCATATCATTGGTAAGGGCTCCTTTAATTAACTGCTCCATTCTGGCTCTATTTATGCCACCAGCATCAATCCCACCTTTCAACAAGGCTCTGTGGAGAAGTTTATCTAGGCGATACAAGAAAGCTGAAAGTTTCTCTCCATTTTCCTGGTAGGTGTGACGAAATCTAGCCATAAGGTCAGGCCCACTCTCAGTAGTTCCATAAGCAGTCTCAAGGGCAGCTAAGTACTCATTTGCATTTGCAGAAGGATTACTCACTTTTAAAAACCTGACAATATCAGCAGCAGGACCTCGTAAACTCTCAACGATGCGTTGTTTCTTTGCAGCTTCGGTGCACTGCCATTCACTTATCATTTGAGCGGCCTGCTCCATCCAGATTTCATACTCTTCTTCACCTGGAGGGACAGGTTTCAGCCCTGAAAACAACCTCAGCTTTCTGTAGGCAGGACCATCACTGGAAACTTGGTTGCACCGATCTACCAATTTACCTATGGCATCAACAAGGTCAACACTGATATCTGATTTGGGAGACTGCTTTTCCACAATCAGGGCCTTCACTTCATCCATAGATTTACCCTCCTGCTGCAACAATGCTTGCAGCTTGAGCTGAAAAGTATCACCTTCAGAGGCAGGACCACTAGCTACTAGACTGCCCACTAAGTTGACACTCCAGGGTCCAGCTTCATTTTCTATACCTATCTCAGGAGGTATAACATCAGGTTCTAGATCGGCACTGGCCTCCACTAAAATAAACAACCATCTGCCAGTTACATCACCACGGCGACCACGTATTCTAGTGCGACCAAAAACTTTTACTGTGTTTAACACCTTTTGAATAGTGTCATCACTTGTGCCTAAAGGAACATTGCTCAATACAATGGCACGTGAGAGATTTGCATTCTCTTCTCTGCTCCACTCAACAGTCTTTGCCAGATTCATAATTTCAAAAGTCAAGGCAAGGAACTAGCACTGAGGTGAAATAAACAGTGTTTCAAATCTACGGTCACTGCTATACTGAATTATAAtggaaaagataaagaaaaatgttggtaaacaggagaaaagagaaaaaaaacaatcccagcggtgcctccaaAATGTAACCCTTTCCTTAACCCTGGgggttaatttaattatttacttaaacaAGAATCCTGGATTCCCGGCAGTTGGATGGTGAATTAGGCCGGTAGTTCCTCtttgtaattacaaaaaaaacaattgtaaaatgaATTTTCCTCCTGTACCATTTTTACTCAATTTCTTCACTAAAGATCAATTTAACAATTCTTATTTACATCTGCCAAGGATTCAGtgacttaataaattaattaactttcCAGTCCCAATGAAAACCCAAAGGACAATtgttaaagggaaaaaaataacaaaatttatttgtacattaagGTAACAACtcctttgtttttaaagaagataAACAATTCTTCCTGATGGTATATGCAAGttgcttcttttctttttaaataataaaaaaaaatataaacctcTTTTGGAGTCTCAGTATGGTTCTTGTTATTTCACACTTCTTATACTTTCCTTCTTAGAATACTAGAACTCAATCAAGATACATAAAATTTCAATTCAGAATCCTAGCAAACACTCAGTTTCCTCCAAAaccaaataatgcaaaaaaataaaataaaacaaaataggtcTTTCAAGTTCAATTAAACACTTGAGATAACTTGCAGTTCACACCATAAactgtttttcagtaatataTGCACATTAGTTACATATCTTTCAATCAATTCAAATGTACGGGAGTCAGTCAAACAGTTATGAAGCACTTGAGTCAGTCAACAGTTCAAACGTATGATCGATCATTATAGTTGGGGCCCAGTTCGTTGGTGCACATTAATCAGATGATGAATTCAAAGTATTCCCACGAAAACCCCGAAGACACTTACGTTCATCCGATGACAGTGAAACAATATTAGGCTTCTCACGACACGAACACTCAGCATCCCTTCGCGATCAGTCTTGAACATGAGACGAATCCAGTCGATCCAAGTCCAGCGATGAAACACGCGATCTGTCCAATTTCACACGTCATTCCAACGTCCACCGCAAATGACTAATAACTTCATAAACACCGTTTTGTTCATAAAGTCAATTGTCTCTATAACCGCTAAGCCATCATTACAAACGGCTTACTAAGTGATGACTCGCAGGATCacggaaaacaacaaaacaaagatgcaCGTAAAATacgaacagaaaataaaacaagcgTCGTCACTTTACACTTTGGGCTTATATTACAAAGAATATACTAGTCTCCAAAAGGATGACGCACTTTTCATCGGAACAGTAGACCTTTCTGGCAGCACACTCTCTTAACATGTGTGATTCTTCTCCTTCCTCATTACGTGACTCACGTTATGACGCAACCTCAAGCTCAACAGTCATTGGCTTGCAATAGTACACCTGTATTGAACACACTTTCTCATTGAATACAAGCAAAACGTAGTTGTTgcatcatatttcaaaataaagaaaaattaaaataatatcaaatacattttaacacaacGTATTTTTAGGAGTCCCTACACATGATATTGTTGATATTTGCCTAACTGCATATCAGTGCATTGCATTATTGTGTTCAAAACTTTTTGTAACAACTCGTGACAACTAGCCCTTGTCTCTTTTAgcctaaataaacacattttcttttgccaatattatcaaaaaattcatagtctttttcccctctctttcttttttcttactttcttaaaaaaaataaataaatcatgtttcaTTGTCTTCAGCATCAAACCAGCATAAACAAAGTTTTCCCTGCTGTCCAtgaatctagaaaaaaaaatagattttttttttttgtcaaacaccCTTCCTCTTGCAGGAAATGTGGTGCAATTTCTGAATCCACTCTCAGCTCCACCCTCAGGGGTCTTTCCCCCCAGGTTATGTTTTCTTACTCCCATGAACAATGGACCCTGGAAAAAATGCTGTTTGCACGACAATTGTGTGATGCTGTTCATAATGATCCTGGTGTTGACATGCTCTGCACTGTTTTGTTATCTGTCATTCATATCCTTTGATTCAGGGCATTATGAGTGTGGAAAAGACGGCACGAGAGCCATgctgctccaaattaaaggtaattttgactcttcttcttcttgcttttcaGTTTCTTGTTTACATTGACCCATTGTAATCGAAGACATGAAactataaatattcatatttaacttTCTGGTTGTCAAACATTAGTGGACCATGTTCATAGTTATTACCATTTACTACCCTTTCGTATTCTCGACACTCCGTTTGAACTTGAATTACCTATAGAGCTTTGAACTACCTTCATACATCCACCATaaatgcagtttcataacaaggttcgggaggagcacgtcagatacttagcctaattaacacaggtggagccacttaatataatcaaccttagggtataaatacagctgaattaggctacctgtctccattgatggtttgtcagcatcccggttcgctctgtctgtcatcttatcacagacccaatttttctTCCACCAAGGAGATCCGTACCGGGaatttttcagatctgctacttttgctgatacccatgatcattaaacacggccgcTGAGCACCATcaacgtcatcgcgacagctgctctttgCCACACGTCTTGGCCAATAGACCATGCAAAGCTCGATCTTGCCTCGCTTAACACCACCattgatccgatcaagaccgggctctcctcGAGTGCTGGAATCACACTTCAGTTCTTACCCACCGCGGCTCAGCCTGTCGCAGCGGCTTTTCCGACCGAGACGCAGTTTGAGGCTGCCTCCTCTAGCGGcgtaatcaatacattttcaggtgaagacaCTAAATACAGGTTCGCAGTTAGAAAGTAGTGCGGCAGCTGCGTGGAGTTCTGATCACATACGTATACGGAAATTTCAGATCCAATTCAAATATTTTATCTCTGCGACTAGACCGTATGCGAACGCCCAACCGGATGTGATGTTTTCTAATCAAATCTATCGGTGCAAGGTAGAACTGCAAATAACGATTATTTTTCTGTCAactaatctaacaattatttttattacaataaattattaatctaatgttcttttttttaattggtcatCGAATACTTTGGAgaactttacaaaaatatatacaacttctaatataatatttcaacctttattcattttcaaacgtggttgaagtttttacagtataaaataataaagaggcaaagaaaatgattttactacggtaaatattaatttttattaaaccacagtagccataaattgacagtagtcatgaaatgttctttagcatcacaaaccataaaatgtagtccaGGTTCTGCTATAGTTTAgcttggtttccagagatctggagctgattcggggtagctcggtggtttgtgactgttgtctcgcagCGCGCCGTCTTTTAAGGGGCTGTTCACTTATCACgtcatttccaatgtaggcgcgcgattagcgcgctcataatggaagcggcgCGGTGTGCGTTGCGACGCACTCTTTTTTTCCaggcaagaatatcagacctgaaccaggaagttggtcaccagatcacacggtaaccagttaaatcgtaaccggagagcgccaagatgttttcctctgaggtgctcgcgcatcgcagttgtgctgccgtggtacaccatatcggttttgcaaggtgaacaaagggccattttatttgtcctctttttaaagtattcccatacagtggtctctgttttcgTGAAAGACTGCAACTTTCTTCATTCCCAGTATGCCGTtaagcgagatgtaaacaaaccacGTGACGCGTCGACGGATTTCACGCacgtcgacgtaatcgatgacgtcgacgcgttgttgcagcactgcgaggtcagaattaccaatatttcgttaactttaacattattcttccaacacaatttatgtaaaatggtggtttataataattatggaagaaataattattaaaccattatttatttgattagccccataaaacctacggTTTTATTTGGGGgtcatctgatttgtgacgatgtattcatacattatattcattaaaatcattaattttaccatggtgaacatgccaaggtaacagttgctgcacgaccagtttgaaagttctgcacgACTGCCTAGAGGGAGAAATATGACAATCATGTCCAAATGTCATGTGCCATGGAAGGTGGCTTAAAGTTTGTTTAAATGAGGTTATGACATAGTTCTGTTGGATGACGATGCCAATTTTTACCAAGAAGCCAAGGCTTTTTTCCCATAgtcgtcatccacactgaaatgtccaaagatattatctgccttaGCGTGCATGTCTAAACCTcacacagacataagtttcatgcaattagtCTGGCAGGATCAATTTATTTAGGgttatatttcaccatttactggcgtgatcacttagaatttatctaatacaccactaccc
Proteins encoded in this window:
- the LOC113047761 gene encoding paraneoplastic antigen Ma1 homolog gives rise to the protein MNLAKTVEWSREENANLSRAIVLSNVPLGTSDDTIQKVLNTVKVFGRTRIRGRRGDVTGRWLFILVEASADLEPDVIPPEIGIENEAGPWSVNLVGSLVASGPASEGDTFQLKLQALLQQEGKSMDEVKALIVEKQSPKSDISVDLVDAIGKLVDRCNQVSSDGPAYRKLRLFSGLKPVPPGEEEYEIWMEQAAQMISEWQCTEAAKKQRIVESLRGPAADIVRFLKVSNPSANANEYLAALETAYGTTESGPDLMARFRHTYQENGEKLSAFLYRLDKLLHRALLKGGIDAGGINRARMEQLIKGALTNDMVALRIRMTHTLQSPPSFSQLMKEIREEEHWVAARENVKASVATVVSPQVYASSELQNLKKEVKELSTQVSQLLKVATVPCGSDPAPQKTSIKNSETVHRDNSQNAKPIPQPVPVIFCYKCGEDGHKKWECKAPEDLRKVNQKLMKMQRLQANWAGAQ